A stretch of the Porifericola rhodea genome encodes the following:
- a CDS encoding DUF3127 domain-containing protein, which yields MEVKGKLIEIFDTTQISDRFQKREFVLEYADNPQYPEYVKFEAIQDRCAMLDDFKVGEEVTVFFNLKGRKWTDRQGETKYFNSLQAWRMQKGGSSGAGAPSEAHDTPPPMNDQPFADGGGDEDDLPF from the coding sequence ATGGAAGTTAAAGGAAAGCTAATTGAGATTTTTGATACTACACAGATCAGTGACCGCTTTCAGAAAAGAGAGTTTGTGCTAGAGTATGCAGATAATCCTCAATATCCCGAATACGTAAAGTTTGAAGCTATACAAGACCGTTGCGCAATGCTTGATGATTTTAAGGTTGGCGAAGAGGTTACTGTGTTCTTCAATTTAAAAGGTCGTAAATGGACTGACCGCCAGGGTGAGACTAAATACTTTAATTCGCTCCAGGCCTGGCGTATGCAAAAAGGAGGAAGCAGCGGAGCAGGAGCACCCTCTGAGGCACATGATACCCCCCCGCCCATGAACGACCAGCCATTTGCTGATGGTGGCGGTGACGAGGACGACTTGCCATTCTAA
- the hpt gene encoding hypoxanthine phosphoribosyltransferase gives MKINDKSFVPYIEEKAIQEAVQDIAQAINQDFAERKPVLVTVLNGAFMFASDLMKCLDIEVEISFVKVKSYEGTQSSGKVKQLFGLDTPLEGKDVILLEDIVDTGYTVQHLIKILEEKKPASINIASLLFKPDALQVPVSLKYKGIEIPNKFVVGYGLDYDGYGRQYKDIYRLKE, from the coding sequence ATGAAAATCAACGATAAATCATTTGTCCCTTACATAGAAGAGAAAGCCATACAGGAAGCGGTACAAGACATAGCTCAGGCCATAAATCAAGACTTTGCCGAACGCAAGCCGGTGCTGGTTACGGTACTAAATGGTGCATTTATGTTTGCCTCCGACCTGATGAAATGCCTGGATATAGAAGTAGAGATCAGTTTTGTAAAAGTGAAATCTTATGAGGGTACGCAAAGCAGCGGCAAAGTAAAGCAACTCTTTGGTTTAGATACCCCACTGGAAGGTAAAGATGTGATCCTTTTAGAAGACATTGTTGATACCGGGTATACCGTACAGCACCTCATTAAAATACTGGAAGAGAAAAAACCAGCCAGCATCAATATCGCCAGCCTTCTTTTTAAGCCTGATGCCCTTCAGGTTCCGGTCAGTCTTAAGTATAAAGGTATAGAAATACCAAACAAATTTGTGGTAGGCTACGGCCTGGACTACGATGGTTATGGTCGCCAGTACAAAGATATTTACCGCCTTAAAGAATAA
- a CDS encoding aminopeptidase yields the protein MDTSLLHKLCEIFAPSGDESLMKEFLIEYVKEHSASWKVQPEVIAGEELQDCLILRFGNARTAVFAHMDSIGFTVRYQDQLVPIGSPDVKDGYKLIGEDNLGPIVCDLKVQEQKKDRRKKLHYKFGRGIISGTNLVYECDFKAKKKYITSSYLDNRLGIYNMLKLAETLENGLIVFSCWEEQGGGSVPFLLDYIMKHHPVKQCLIADITWVTEGVKHGEGAVISLRDRNIPRRPFVNKIIKLVEDAQLPYQIEVEVEGSSDGREVHMSPYPLDWCFVGIPIAHAHTPHEKVHKKDIESYLNIYQYLMRTL from the coding sequence ATGGATACCAGTCTTTTACATAAGCTTTGCGAAATATTTGCCCCCTCTGGAGATGAGAGTCTCATGAAAGAGTTTCTCATAGAATATGTCAAGGAACATAGTGCAAGCTGGAAGGTACAACCCGAAGTAATTGCCGGAGAAGAACTGCAAGACTGCCTAATCCTTCGCTTTGGCAATGCTCGTACAGCTGTTTTTGCCCACATGGATTCTATAGGATTTACCGTACGATATCAGGATCAGCTGGTACCTATTGGCAGTCCGGATGTTAAAGACGGGTACAAACTGATAGGAGAAGATAACCTTGGCCCCATTGTTTGTGACCTTAAAGTGCAGGAGCAGAAAAAAGACCGCAGAAAAAAATTACACTACAAATTTGGCAGAGGCATTATTAGTGGTACCAACCTGGTATATGAATGCGATTTTAAAGCCAAAAAGAAATATATTACTTCCTCTTATCTGGACAACAGACTAGGCATTTACAATATGCTCAAGCTAGCAGAAACCCTAGAAAATGGCTTAATCGTATTTAGCTGCTGGGAAGAACAGGGAGGTGGTTCCGTTCCCTTTTTGCTTGACTATATTATGAAGCACCATCCGGTAAAGCAATGCCTTATTGCTGACATCACATGGGTAACCGAAGGGGTAAAACATGGAGAAGGAGCTGTCATTTCTTTAAGAGACCGAAACATTCCTCGCCGTCCTTTTGTAAATAAAATCATAAAGCTGGTAGAAGATGCGCAGCTTCCCTATCAGATAGAAGTAGAAGTAGAAGGTTCAAGTGATGGCCGTGAAGTACATATGTCTCCTTATCCGCTGGACTGGTGTTTTGTAGGCATACCTATTGCCCATGCGCATACTCCTCATGAGAAGGTGCATAAAAAAGATATTGAAAGCTACTTAAACATTTATCAATACCTGATGCGAACTTTGTAA
- a CDS encoding nucleotide exchange factor GrpE, with product MAQKESEEKNQQTETTAEESINEQTATDNEQMNSTQEEADKASDNNNTNPDDTTAQDDTVKKLEEEVSAAKDKYLRLYAEFENYRKRTSKERLDLVKTANEDLLQDLLPVVDDLERSLQVFENKEEVAPMHEGVTLIHQKFHKVLTQKGLKTMEVGPGSDFDSDYHEAVAQTPAPKEELKGKIVDVVEKGYFLGEKVLRFAKVVIGQ from the coding sequence ATGGCTCAAAAAGAATCTGAAGAAAAAAACCAACAGACTGAAACAACTGCAGAAGAGAGCATAAACGAGCAGACTGCAACTGATAACGAGCAAATGAATTCTACGCAAGAGGAGGCTGACAAAGCTTCTGACAACAATAATACAAACCCTGACGATACGACAGCGCAGGATGATACCGTGAAAAAGCTAGAGGAAGAAGTATCTGCGGCCAAAGATAAATACCTGAGGCTATATGCGGAATTTGAAAACTACCGTAAGCGTACTTCTAAAGAAAGGCTGGATCTTGTAAAGACTGCCAACGAAGATTTGCTTCAGGACCTGCTCCCCGTTGTAGATGATTTAGAACGCTCACTGCAGGTGTTTGAAAACAAAGAGGAAGTTGCCCCTATGCATGAAGGTGTAACCCTCATCCACCAGAAATTTCATAAAGTGCTGACCCAAAAAGGCCTGAAAACTATGGAAGTTGGGCCAGGCAGTGACTTTGACAGTGACTATCACGAAGCGGTAGCCCAAACGCCAGCACCCAAGGAAGAACTGAAAGGTAAAATTGTAGATGTAGTAGAAAAAGGCTACTTCCTGGGTGAAAAGGTGTTGCGCTTCGCTAAAGTTGTAATCGGACAATAA
- a CDS encoding ammonium transporter has product MMDALFTTNNLWMMVATILVFIMHLGFATLETGLTQSKNTVNILFKNATILPIGLITYVLWGFNIMYPGEAFAGGFFGFAGFGLSLPEGANDGGYNEAYTYYTDFLFQAMFAATAATIVSGAVAERIKLNSFLIFTVIYVGFCYPIVGMWKWGGGFLDSLDTSFYDFAGSTIVHSVGGWAALAGVMLLGARKGKYIDGKIRPIPGHSMPFATVGVFLLWFGWYGFNGGSVLSADPGLVSLVFVTTTLAAAAGALGALVASIIVVKSNDLTMVLNGILGGLVGITAGADQMGATDAILIGLIAGALVVCAVVFFDRMKLDDPVGAISVHLVCGVWGTLAVGIFGELASGAQFMSQLIGIASVGVFCLATSLLIFYVLKVTLGIRVSSEEEIEGLDIGEHKMRAYPDMHKNVEEVYS; this is encoded by the coding sequence ATTATGGACGCATTATTTACGACAAACAACCTGTGGATGATGGTAGCCACAATTCTGGTATTTATCATGCACCTAGGATTTGCTACACTAGAAACAGGGCTTACCCAATCTAAAAATACTGTTAACATTCTTTTCAAAAACGCTACTATCCTACCCATCGGGCTTATCACCTACGTACTTTGGGGATTTAATATTATGTACCCTGGCGAAGCTTTTGCCGGTGGTTTCTTCGGCTTTGCCGGCTTTGGCCTTTCTTTACCCGAAGGTGCTAACGACGGTGGGTATAACGAAGCTTACACCTACTATACCGATTTTCTGTTTCAGGCCATGTTTGCTGCTACTGCTGCTACTATCGTTTCTGGAGCGGTAGCTGAGCGTATTAAACTAAACAGCTTCCTGATATTTACTGTCATCTACGTAGGTTTTTGCTACCCTATCGTAGGTATGTGGAAATGGGGAGGCGGATTCTTAGATAGCCTGGATACTTCTTTCTACGATTTTGCCGGTTCTACTATCGTTCACTCAGTAGGTGGATGGGCCGCCCTAGCTGGGGTTATGCTGCTTGGTGCTCGTAAAGGCAAATATATTGATGGTAAAATTCGTCCTATTCCTGGCCATAGCATGCCGTTTGCCACAGTGGGTGTATTCTTGCTTTGGTTCGGTTGGTATGGTTTTAACGGAGGTTCAGTACTTAGCGCAGATCCTGGGCTGGTATCTCTTGTATTCGTTACAACAACTTTAGCCGCTGCGGCTGGAGCACTAGGTGCATTGGTAGCATCAATTATTGTTGTAAAGTCAAACGACCTTACCATGGTACTCAACGGAATTCTGGGTGGTCTGGTAGGTATTACTGCCGGCGCTGACCAGATGGGCGCTACAGATGCCATTCTGATCGGACTTATTGCCGGAGCATTAGTAGTATGCGCGGTGGTCTTCTTTGATCGTATGAAATTAGATGATCCTGTTGGAGCCATTTCTGTACACCTGGTTTGTGGTGTATGGGGTACTTTAGCGGTAGGTATCTTTGGAGAGCTTGCCAGCGGTGCCCAGTTTATGAGTCAGCTAATTGGTATAGCGTCTGTAGGCGTGTTCTGCCTGGCTACTTCTCTTCTTATCTTCTACGTACTTAAAGTTACTTTAGGTATAAGAGTAAGCAGCGAAGAAGAAATTGAAGGGTTAGATATCGGAGAACATAAAATGAGAGCTTATCCTGATATGCACAAAAATGTAGAAGAAGTTTATTCTTAA
- the dnaJ gene encoding molecular chaperone DnaJ has product MAKRDYYEILGISRDASQDEIKKAYRKTAIKFHPDKNPDNPEAEDKFKEAAEAYEVLRDPDKRARYDRFGHQGVGGNAGGGFGGGGMSMDDIFSQFGDIFGGSAFESFFGGGGGGARQRQRKGSNLRIKLKLTLQEVAQGVEKKIKVKRYISCDVCGGNGAKNGTAVTTCQTCNGSGQVRKVVNTMLGQMVSANTCPTCGGEGKTIDERCGKCHGEGRVLEEEVIPVKIPEGVGEGMQLSMSGKGNVPKRGGIPGDLLIVIEEVEDEFLKRDGNNVIYDLHLSFVDVALGTQIEVPTIDGSVKIKIEPGTQSGKILRLRGKGIKEINSYGQGDQLIHVNVWTPKKLNDEEKKILNDLKDSPNFKPNPGKSDKSFFEKMKEFF; this is encoded by the coding sequence ATGGCAAAAAGAGACTATTACGAAATACTAGGCATTTCTCGGGATGCTTCTCAGGACGAAATCAAAAAGGCTTATCGTAAGACAGCTATCAAGTTTCACCCTGATAAGAATCCTGATAATCCTGAAGCAGAAGATAAGTTTAAAGAGGCAGCGGAAGCCTACGAGGTGCTTCGCGATCCTGACAAGCGTGCACGCTACGACCGATTTGGTCATCAGGGTGTAGGTGGTAATGCAGGCGGCGGCTTCGGAGGCGGAGGCATGAGTATGGATGATATCTTCTCTCAGTTTGGAGATATCTTTGGCGGCTCTGCTTTTGAAAGCTTCTTTGGAGGCGGCGGAGGTGGTGCTCGTCAACGCCAGCGTAAAGGCTCTAACCTGCGTATTAAGCTTAAGCTCACCCTACAGGAAGTAGCCCAGGGGGTAGAGAAAAAAATAAAAGTAAAGCGCTACATTTCTTGCGATGTATGTGGTGGCAATGGTGCTAAAAATGGAACTGCCGTTACTACCTGCCAGACCTGTAATGGTAGCGGACAGGTCAGAAAAGTCGTAAATACCATGCTGGGTCAGATGGTATCTGCCAACACCTGCCCTACCTGCGGAGGCGAAGGTAAAACCATAGACGAAAGATGCGGCAAATGCCACGGAGAAGGTCGTGTGCTGGAAGAAGAAGTAATTCCGGTAAAAATACCAGAAGGTGTAGGCGAAGGCATGCAACTTTCTATGTCTGGCAAAGGTAATGTACCCAAAAGAGGTGGCATCCCCGGAGACCTGCTAATTGTTATTGAAGAAGTAGAAGACGAGTTTTTAAAGCGAGATGGCAATAATGTAATCTACGACCTTCATTTAAGCTTTGTAGATGTAGCTCTTGGTACTCAAATAGAAGTTCCGACCATAGATGGTAGTGTAAAAATTAAGATTGAACCCGGAACTCAAAGTGGTAAAATACTCCGTCTCAGAGGAAAAGGTATTAAAGAAATTAATAGCTACGGGCAGGGAGATCAACTCATACATGTAAACGTATGGACTCCTAAAAAGCTAAATGATGAGGAGAAGAAAATCTTAAACGACCTTAAAGACTCTCCTAACTTTAAACCTAACCCAGGTAAGTCAGACAAGAGCTTCTTTGAGAAAATGAAGGAATTCTTCTAG
- a CDS encoding ABC transporter permease, with the protein MNKIGLIIRREYLTRVRKKSFIIMTLLGPLVFAAIVIVPVWLASMDSSETRIISVVDESGLFENSFLTSEAEDGNIIYQYVNEPVEKAKEVVNQGQQFGLLYIPDIDIDNPTGITLFSESSPSLSMLNSIERMLKDKVKDLKLSRANISREALAQLETDINIQTISLTEAGEQQGSAGVASVVGYVGAFLIYTFIFLYGAQVMRGVMEEKSNRIVEVIISSVRPFELMMGKIIGVASVGLTQFLLWIGLTLGLSTLFLQGVNPEELVQQRTQQMQQAMPEDNSAQMEMAMGIHEAMASIDITTFVLTFLFYFLGGYLLYGALFAAIGSAADSNTDTQQFMLPISAPLIISIVTLGAVLNEPNGSLAIWLSMIPFTAPVTMMMRVPFGIPTWQLILSMLLLVGGFIFTTWLAGRIYRVGILMHGTKVNYKVVGKWLLSNN; encoded by the coding sequence ATGAACAAAATAGGACTCATTATCAGGAGAGAATACCTGACTCGCGTACGCAAAAAGTCTTTCATCATCATGACCTTACTGGGGCCATTAGTTTTTGCCGCCATCGTGATTGTACCTGTATGGCTGGCCTCAATGGATAGCAGCGAGACCAGAATTATCTCTGTAGTTGACGAAAGTGGCCTTTTTGAGAATAGCTTCCTTACTTCCGAGGCCGAAGACGGTAACATCATCTACCAGTATGTGAACGAACCGGTAGAGAAGGCAAAAGAGGTAGTCAACCAGGGTCAACAATTTGGACTGCTTTACATCCCGGATATAGATATCGATAATCCTACGGGCATCACACTCTTTTCTGAGAGTAGCCCCAGCCTGAGTATGCTCAATAGTATTGAGCGTATGCTAAAAGATAAAGTAAAAGACCTTAAGCTAAGTCGCGCAAATATTAGTCGGGAAGCACTGGCTCAGCTAGAAACTGATATCAATATCCAGACAATTAGCTTGACTGAAGCTGGCGAACAGCAAGGCAGTGCAGGTGTGGCCTCAGTAGTCGGCTATGTAGGTGCCTTCCTAATCTATACCTTTATCTTTTTGTACGGGGCTCAGGTAATGCGAGGGGTAATGGAAGAAAAATCTAACCGCATCGTTGAGGTAATCATCTCCTCTGTACGCCCATTTGAACTAATGATGGGCAAAATTATAGGAGTAGCCTCCGTGGGGCTTACCCAGTTTTTACTTTGGATTGGACTCACTTTAGGGCTGTCTACCCTCTTCCTTCAGGGAGTAAACCCAGAAGAGCTTGTGCAGCAACGTACCCAGCAGATGCAGCAAGCCATGCCAGAAGACAATTCCGCACAAATGGAGATGGCTATGGGCATACATGAAGCTATGGCATCTATAGACATTACTACTTTTGTACTTACTTTTCTGTTTTATTTTCTGGGTGGCTATTTATTGTACGGTGCACTTTTTGCCGCTATTGGTTCGGCAGCTGACTCCAATACCGATACCCAACAGTTTATGTTACCCATTTCTGCTCCGCTGATTATCTCCATAGTTACCTTGGGAGCAGTGCTTAACGAGCCTAACGGCTCGCTGGCAATATGGCTATCTATGATTCCCTTTACCGCACCTGTTACCATGATGATGCGCGTGCCGTTTGGCATACCTACCTGGCAGCTTATTTTGTCTATGCTACTACTAGTAGGGGGCTTTATCTTCACTACCTGGCTGGCAGGGCGTATTTATCGTGTTGGTATACTAATGCACGGCACCAAGGTAAATTATAAAGTGGTAGGAAAATGGCTCTTGTCTAATAACTAG
- a CDS encoding sensor histidine kinase → MSKRFYAKDKVSNIYQQKNTVKFIVLIVATLIAGGSVFYTNSLVEELKERERSFINLYAETLEMVANSEGDDIPFLFQQVIVPNNSIPVILTDSYGNYIEGRNLGLKDTYSEEKKQRIIEAQLEEMRELHDHIEIVLTNPTTGMVDGYQFVYYKNSYLLTQLQYYPYVQLSVIAVFVILTYSVFSYSKRAEQNRVWIGMAKETAHQLGTPLSSLMAWLEFFRSEPERYDPSIIKELDKDIKRLEMITARFSSIGSIPTLKQENILSTIKETVGYLEKRISTKVKMEIKCSSEQILAMMNRPLFEWVIENICKNAVDAMSGVGRITINISQERDKVVIDITDDGKGIPKSKISQVFTPGYTTKKRGWGLGLSLSQRIIENYHKGKIFVKESEVDVGTTFRIILFAQKKGATPLDKKTQSRPLEQQQAG, encoded by the coding sequence ATGAGTAAGCGCTTTTATGCGAAAGATAAGGTAAGCAACATTTACCAGCAGAAGAATACAGTTAAGTTTATAGTGTTAATAGTAGCTACCCTAATTGCAGGGGGCTCAGTCTTTTACACTAATAGTTTGGTAGAGGAGCTTAAAGAGAGAGAGCGTAGCTTTATCAACCTTTATGCTGAAACACTGGAAATGGTTGCGAATTCTGAAGGTGATGATATCCCCTTCCTTTTCCAACAGGTAATTGTACCTAACAATAGCATTCCCGTTATCCTGACAGATAGCTACGGTAACTACATTGAAGGCCGTAACCTGGGGCTTAAAGATACTTATAGCGAAGAAAAGAAGCAGCGCATCATAGAAGCTCAGCTGGAAGAGATGCGTGAGTTGCACGACCATATAGAAATTGTATTAACTAACCCTACTACTGGCATGGTAGATGGGTACCAGTTTGTCTACTATAAGAACTCTTACCTACTTACTCAGTTACAGTACTACCCCTATGTGCAGCTCTCTGTAATTGCCGTATTTGTTATTCTAACCTATTCTGTTTTCAGCTACTCTAAACGTGCAGAGCAAAACCGGGTATGGATTGGCATGGCCAAAGAAACAGCCCATCAGCTAGGGACCCCCCTTTCTTCTTTAATGGCCTGGCTGGAGTTTTTCCGCTCAGAGCCGGAGCGTTATGACCCCAGTATCATCAAAGAGTTAGATAAAGATATTAAGCGTCTGGAGATGATTACCGCGCGCTTCTCAAGCATCGGCTCTATCCCTACGCTTAAGCAGGAAAATATCCTCAGCACCATCAAAGAAACAGTAGGTTATCTGGAAAAACGTATCTCTACCAAGGTAAAGATGGAGATCAAATGCTCATCTGAGCAGATACTGGCTATGATGAACCGCCCCCTCTTTGAGTGGGTAATAGAAAATATCTGCAAAAATGCAGTAGATGCCATGAGTGGCGTAGGCCGCATTACCATTAACATCAGTCAGGAGAGAGATAAAGTAGTTATAGATATCACCGACGATGGTAAAGGGATTCCTAAGTCTAAAATCAGCCAGGTTTTTACGCCCGGCTATACTACTAAAAAAAGAGGTTGGGGATTAGGACTTTCTCTTTCGCAACGCATCATAGAAAACTACCACAAAGGAAAAATCTTTGTAAAAGAATCTGAGGTAGATGTTGGCACTACTTTCCGCATCATACTTTTTGCTCAAAAGAAGGGAGCTACACCTCTGGACAAAAAAACACAAAGCCGCCCCTTAGAACAGCAGCAGGCAGGCTAA
- the obgE gene encoding GTPase ObgE: MASSNFIDYVKFCARSGKGGAGSAHLRREKFVPKGGPDGGDGGRGGHIILRGNAQHWTLLHLKYQKHVIAKNGEGGGPSRKTGAQGEDVILEVPLGTVARHAETGEVVGEITEEGQEFVLLEGGRGGLGNDHFKTPTFQTPRYAQPGEPGKEEWFILELKVLADVGLIGFPNAGKSTLLSVVSAARPEIADYPFTTLTPNLGVVEYRQFQSFVIADIPGIIEGAAEGKGLGTRFLRHIERNSILLFMIPADSDDINKEYETLLSELERYNPEMLDKKRLLAITKSDLLDDELMEAIKAEMNIDLPYIFISAVAEKNITELKDLLWQALH; this comes from the coding sequence TTGGCTTCATCCAACTTTATAGACTATGTGAAATTCTGCGCCCGCTCCGGTAAAGGGGGCGCAGGCTCTGCTCACCTTAGGCGCGAGAAATTTGTGCCCAAAGGAGGACCAGATGGTGGGGATGGTGGACGAGGCGGACATATCATCCTTCGGGGAAATGCTCAGCACTGGACACTCCTCCATTTAAAATACCAAAAGCATGTAATTGCTAAAAATGGTGAAGGGGGAGGCCCCAGCCGCAAAACAGGCGCTCAGGGAGAAGACGTGATTCTTGAAGTACCGCTAGGTACCGTAGCCAGACATGCTGAAACCGGAGAAGTAGTAGGCGAAATTACTGAAGAGGGTCAGGAGTTTGTGCTATTGGAAGGCGGACGAGGAGGCCTGGGCAATGACCATTTTAAAACACCTACTTTTCAGACTCCCCGCTATGCTCAGCCCGGTGAACCCGGTAAAGAAGAGTGGTTTATCCTGGAACTAAAAGTGCTGGCAGATGTGGGTCTAATTGGCTTTCCTAATGCAGGAAAGTCTACGCTATTATCCGTAGTATCCGCAGCCAGGCCAGAGATTGCAGACTATCCATTTACCACGCTTACCCCTAACCTGGGAGTAGTGGAATATCGCCAGTTTCAATCATTTGTAATTGCTGATATTCCGGGGATTATAGAAGGAGCCGCTGAAGGTAAAGGCTTGGGCACACGCTTTTTGCGACATATTGAGCGAAACTCTATATTGCTTTTTATGATTCCGGCAGATAGCGATGATATTAATAAAGAATACGAGACTCTACTTAGTGAGCTGGAGCGCTATAACCCAGAGATGCTGGACAAAAAACGCTTACTGGCCATCACTAAATCTGACCTGCTGGATGATGAGCTTATGGAGGCCATCAAAGCTGAGATGAATATAGACCTTCCGTATATCTTTATTTCTGCGGTAGCAGAGAAAAACATTACGGAACTTAAAGACTTACTATGGCAGGCTTTACACTAG
- a CDS encoding ferritin has product MKDLLRLKTSLTEEVESLLNEQIKMEAKSSAIYLAMASWCDRHGFDNSADFFYNQAEEERVHMMKIFKYVNDLGGAAVSPEITNVPTEFESFKGIFEEALQQEIAVTQSFNRIAAKCQALQDFTTFNFLAWFLNEQVEEEYIARRCLELFDVIGEEGIGRYTIDKQIAHVKYEA; this is encoded by the coding sequence ATGAAAGATTTATTAAGGCTAAAAACATCGTTGACCGAAGAAGTAGAAAGTTTGCTAAACGAGCAGATTAAAATGGAAGCAAAATCATCTGCAATATACCTTGCAATGGCTTCCTGGTGCGATAGACATGGCTTTGACAATAGCGCTGACTTCTTCTACAATCAGGCTGAAGAAGAAAGAGTGCATATGATGAAGATATTTAAATATGTAAATGACCTGGGTGGTGCTGCCGTCTCTCCTGAGATCACCAATGTACCCACAGAGTTTGAATCTTTTAAAGGTATCTTTGAAGAAGCACTCCAGCAGGAAATTGCCGTTACCCAGTCTTTTAACCGTATAGCCGCTAAATGTCAGGCTCTGCAAGACTTTACTACTTTTAACTTCCTGGCCTGGTTCCTGAATGAGCAGGTAGAAGAAGAGTATATTGCTCGTCGTTGCCTGGAGCTCTTTGATGTTATTGGTGAAGAAGGTATCGGTCGTTACACGATTGACAAACAAATTGCACATGTGAAATACGAAGCTTAA
- a CDS encoding ABC transporter ATP-binding protein, which translates to MNILEAQHISKKYAKHEALRDVSLHIPQQSIFGLLGPNGAGKTTLIRIVNQIINADSGQILIKGEKLKPKHIADIGYLPEERGLYPKMKVGEHLLYLAQLKGLSAKDAFTRINHWFERLNISGWSEKKIEDLSKGMQQKIQFIATVVHEPDLIILDEPFTGFDPVNANLIKDEILKLRESGKTIIFSTHRMESVEEMCSHIALINKSEKILDGTKAEIKNRYRSNTFQVTHTGELNGLHIDYTLLKEQRLENGDFFSTLQIAESYAPNDLLRELINCVEVHSFQEKVPDMNEIFIREVQDN; encoded by the coding sequence ATGAATATTCTAGAGGCGCAACACATCTCTAAAAAATACGCTAAGCATGAGGCGCTCCGCGATGTTAGTCTGCACATACCACAACAGTCCATTTTTGGTTTACTTGGCCCTAATGGTGCTGGTAAAACTACTCTTATCCGTATTGTAAACCAGATCATCAATGCAGATAGTGGGCAGATACTGATTAAAGGAGAAAAATTAAAGCCTAAGCACATTGCCGATATTGGATACTTACCGGAAGAGAGAGGTTTGTACCCTAAAATGAAAGTAGGAGAACACCTGCTCTATCTGGCCCAGCTGAAAGGACTTAGTGCTAAAGACGCATTTACGCGTATCAACCACTGGTTTGAGCGACTCAATATCAGTGGCTGGAGTGAGAAAAAGATAGAAGACCTTTCTAAAGGTATGCAGCAGAAGATTCAGTTCATTGCCACAGTAGTGCATGAACCAGACCTGATAATTCTGGATGAACCTTTTACCGGCTTTGATCCGGTAAATGCCAACCTGATTAAAGATGAAATACTGAAACTTAGAGAAAGTGGCAAAACTATTATATTCTCTACTCATCGTATGGAGTCTGTAGAGGAGATGTGCAGCCATATTGCCCTTATCAACAAATCAGAGAAAATACTAGATGGCACCAAAGCTGAGATTAAAAATCGCTACCGGTCCAATACCTTTCAGGTAACACATACTGGAGAACTCAATGGCTTGCATATAGACTATACGCTTTTGAAGGAACAACGCCTGGAGAATGGTGATTTCTTCTCTACCCTTCAGATTGCTGAAAGCTACGCTCCAAATGACCTGCTCAGAGAACTCATCAACTGTGTAGAAGTGCACTCCTTTCAGGAAAAAGTGCCAGATATGAACGAGATATTTATCCGAGAAGTACAAGACAACTAG
- a CDS encoding adenylate kinase gives MLNIVLFGPPGAGKGTQSEKLIKHYNLLHISTGDLFRKHLGEGTALGQKAKEYMDEGKLVPDQLVVDMVDDKLQEDHQASGIIFDGFPRTIPQAEALDKLLESKNMPIAATVMLEVPDEELITRLLERGKTSGRTDDQDRSKIETRLEVYKNETLPVANYYSEQAKLAKVNGVGAIDDIFGRITKEIDAKKS, from the coding sequence ATGCTAAATATCGTACTGTTTGGCCCTCCTGGAGCAGGGAAAGGAACACAAAGCGAGAAACTTATAAAACACTATAATCTACTACATATTTCTACAGGAGACCTCTTTAGAAAACATCTGGGAGAAGGTACTGCGCTTGGACAAAAAGCTAAGGAATATATGGATGAGGGTAAGCTTGTTCCAGACCAGCTGGTGGTAGATATGGTTGACGATAAGTTACAGGAAGACCATCAGGCCTCAGGAATTATCTTTGATGGCTTCCCGCGTACCATACCTCAGGCGGAAGCTCTAGATAAATTACTGGAAAGCAAAAATATGCCTATTGCAGCTACTGTAATGTTAGAAGTACCTGACGAAGAGTTAATTACCCGCCTTTTGGAGCGAGGAAAAACTTCAGGTAGAACTGATGATCAGGACCGTAGCAAAATTGAAACCCGCCTGGAAGTTTACAAAAACGAAACCCTGCCGGTAGCCAACTACTACAGTGAGCAGGCTAAACTAGCCAAAGTCAATGGCGTAGGCGCTATAGACGATATCTTTGGGCGTATTACTAAAGAAATAGACGCAAAAAAATCATAA